The sequence below is a genomic window from Deltaproteobacteria bacterium.
CTCCGCACGCTCGAGAGCGTGGAGGGCATGTCGCTCGAGGCGCTGCGCGCCGGGATCGGCGCCGAGTGGCCGTTCGAGTCGTTCGCGGAGTTCCTGGCCGCGATCGAGCGGCGCGGGACCGCGATCAACGTGGGCGCGCTGGTGGGCCACACGCCCGTGCGCCTCTACGTCATGGGCGAGGAGGCTACCGAGCGCGAGGCGACGGAGGAGGAGATCGGCGCCATGCGAGAGCTCGTGCGCGGCGCGCTCCGCGCCGGGGCGCTCGGCTTCGCGACCTCGAAGTCGCCGACGCACGTCGGCTGGGCGGGGCGTCCCGTGCCGAGCCGGGTCGCTTCGTTCGCCGAGATCGAGACGCTCGCCGGCTGCCTCGGCGAGCCGCCGGGTGGCGTCATGCAGGCGACCATCGGACCCGGCCTCTTCCTCGACCAGTTCGCGGCGATTCAGGAGCGGACGCACCGCCCCGTGAGCTGGACCGCGCTCCTCGGCGGCATGCTCGGTCCCGACGGGCACCGCGCGGTCCTCGCGCAGTCGGCCGCCATGCAGGCGCGGGGGGTGCGCGTCATCCCGCAGGTGTCGTGCCGGCCGCTCATGGTCGAGTTCCAGCTGAAGGCGCCGTTCCCGCTCGAGAGCATGTCGGTCATGAGGCCGGTCTCGCAGGCCGACGTCGCGGGCAAGCGGCGCCTCTACGCCGACCCGGAGTTCCGCCGCGTCCTCCGCGACCGGATCGACGACGGCCGGATCGGTGCGCCGTTCCGGGACATTACGATCACCGAGCACCCACCGGACCCGTCGGTCGCGGAGCGCCGTCTGGGCGACGTCGCGGCGGAGCGCGGCGTGCACCCCGTCGACCTCGCCCTCGACCTCTCGCTCGCCTCGGGCCTCGAGACGCGCTTCCGGATGCCGATCCTCAACACCGACCCGGCGATCGTCGCCGAGCTGCTGGCGCATCCCGCCACCATGATCGGCCTCTCCGACGCGGGCGCGCACGCGAGCCAGCTCTGCGACGCCTGCGCACCGACGGAGCTGCTCGGCACCTGGGTGCGCGAACGGGGCGTGCTCGCGCTCGAGGAGGCGGTGCGCCGGCTGACGGCGCAGCCGGCGGAGGTCTTCGGCATCGCGGACCGCGGCCGACTGGCGCCCGGGCTCGCCGCCGACGTGACCGTCTTCGACCCGGCGACGGTCGGCTGCTCGCCGCTCCGGCGGGTGCGCGATTTCCCGGCGGGCGCCGACCGGCTGGTCTCGGACGCGCGCGGTATCCGTGCCGTGGTGGTGAACGGGGTCGTCGTGCGCGAGGACGGGCGCGACGCGGTCGACCCCGAGGGGCCGCTCCCCGGGCGCGTGCTGCGCGGAGGACGCGCGTCATGAGCTTCTTCGCCGAGCTCTACCGGATCGATCTCGCGGCGCTCGCCTGAGATGGACTTCGGCGTCCTCGCGGTGCCGGAACCGCGGCGGTCGGCGCGGACCGCGCGCCTGCTGGAGGAGCTCGGCTTCGACACCGTCCTCTTCCCCGACAGCCAGAACCTCGCGCCAGAGGTCTGGGGCCAGCTCATGCTTGCGGCGCAAGCGACCACGCGCGTCCGCCTGGGCCCCGGCGTCACGAACTCGGTCACGCGCGATCCGGCCGTGACGGCGTCGGCCGCGCTCGCCCTCCAGGCGGAGAGCGGGGGCCGCGCCGTTCTCGGCATCGGTCGCGGCGACTCCTCGGTGCAGCGCATCGGCAAGCGCGAGGACCGGGTCGCGCCCTTCGAGCGCTACCTCGCCGCCGTGCAGCGATACCTCCGCGGCGAGGTGGTCGACCGCGACGGCTTCGCGAGCCGCCTCGAGTGGCTCGAGCGCGTGCAGGCGCCGAAGGTCCCGGTCGAGGTCGCGGCCACGGGCCCGCGCGTCATCGAGGTCGCCGCCCGGCACGCCGACGCGATCTGCCTCGCCGTCGGCGCCGACCCGGCGCACCTCGGGGCGGTCCTGGCGCATGCCCGCGCGGCAGCGCGCGCGGCCGGCCGCGACCCGGGCGCGCTCCGCTACGGCGCCTTCGTCACCGCAGTGATCCACGACGACGTGCGTGTCGCGCGCGACGGCGTGCGCGGCGCGGCCGCCAGCTTCGCGCGCTTCTCCGCCTTCGCGGGCAGCGACCTCGCGCGCCTGCCCGCGCCGCTCGCGGCCGCGGCCCGCTACCTGCGCGAGCACTACGACATGCGGCACCACACGCGCACCGGCGTGCCCCACACGGCCGGCATCGGCGACGAGTTCGTCGACTGGTTCGCGA
It includes:
- a CDS encoding LLM class flavin-dependent oxidoreductase, producing the protein MDFGVLAVPEPRRSARTARLLEELGFDTVLFPDSQNLAPEVWGQLMLAAQATTRVRLGPGVTNSVTRDPAVTASAALALQAESGGRAVLGIGRGDSSVQRIGKREDRVAPFERYLAAVQRYLRGEVVDRDGFASRLEWLERVQAPKVPVEVAATGPRVIEVAARHADAICLAVGADPAHLGAVLAHARAAARAAGRDPGALRYGAFVTAVIHDDVRVARDGVRGAAASFARFSAFAGSDLARLPAPLAAAARYLREHYDMRHHTRTGVPHTAGIGDEFVDWFAIAGPPDVARERFRGLAALGLDFCHVIPGSTGMPREVAVGSLQRLAGEVMPALRG
- a CDS encoding amidohydrolase; the encoded protein is LRTLESVEGMSLEALRAGIGAEWPFESFAEFLAAIERRGTAINVGALVGHTPVRLYVMGEEATEREATEEEIGAMRELVRGALRAGALGFATSKSPTHVGWAGRPVPSRVASFAEIETLAGCLGEPPGGVMQATIGPGLFLDQFAAIQERTHRPVSWTALLGGMLGPDGHRAVLAQSAAMQARGVRVIPQVSCRPLMVEFQLKAPFPLESMSVMRPVSQADVAGKRRLYADPEFRRVLRDRIDDGRIGAPFRDITITEHPPDPSVAERRLGDVAAERGVHPVDLALDLSLASGLETRFRMPILNTDPAIVAELLAHPATMIGLSDAGAHASQLCDACAPTELLGTWVRERGVLALEEAVRRLTAQPAEVFGIADRGRLAPGLAADVTVFDPATVGCSPLRRVRDFPAGADRLVSDARGIRAVVVNGVVVREDGRDAVDPEGPLPGRVLRGGRAS